A section of the Hevea brasiliensis isolate MT/VB/25A 57/8 chromosome 17, ASM3005281v1, whole genome shotgun sequence genome encodes:
- the LOC110666211 gene encoding probable calcium-binding protein CML45 — MEYTKDNVSSPNPVFLLLTILNCIFIIILKDLYSTFCQVPKVFLYFWRVWVESKSSRIQVATKKLCIDRNLNQKLEPQAVDVLTEKPQTNCFHRKNLEELSIGEVAMVMGQLGTCYDPEGDKLQDRMNSNDITALFEEQEPCLQEVREAFSMFDKNNDGFIDAKELRRVLSTLCIAQVSEADCVRMIRAYDDNRDGVIDFNEFVKLMTNSFI, encoded by the coding sequence ATGGAGTACACTAAAGATAATGTATCATCACCCAATCCTGTTTTCTTGCTGCTCACAATTCTCAACTGCATCTTTATCATTATTCTTAAAGACTTGTACTCAACTTTTTGCCAAGTCCCCAAGGTGTTTTTGTACTTCTGGAGGGTTTGGGTCGAGAGCAAGTCCTCTAGAATACAAGTTGCTACCAAGAAGCTTTGcattgacagaaatttaaatcagAAGCTGGAGCCACAAGCAGTGGATGTGCTGACGGAGAAACCACAGACCAACTGCTTTCATCGCAAGAATTTAGAAGAACTAAGTATAGGAGAGGTGGCAATGGTGATGGGGCAGCTGGGAACTTGCTATGACCCTGAAGGCGACAAGCTACAAGATAGGATGAACTCAAATGACATTACTGCTCTGTTTGAAGAGCAGGAGCCATGCCTTCAGGAAGTCAGAGAAGCTTTCTCTATGTTCGATAAAAATAACGACGGTTTCATCGATGCAAAGGAGTTGAGAAGAGTCCTTAGTACATTGTGCATCGCACAAGTTTCAGAAGCAGACTGCGTAAGGATGATTAGAGCGTATGATGATAATAGAGATGGAGTGATAGATTTCAACGAATTTGTAAAGCTCATGACAAACAGTTTTATCTAA